In Microvenator marinus, one genomic interval encodes:
- a CDS encoding M48 family metallopeptidase, which yields MSAEFDFQKYVDRKKNPGGGKESRGGFGDYAFSGDVKVLRQLQRLAPVRVVVESSVRFWKSFQKNELLGTSVKVSRRQFPHLHDIVVECAEALDIPVPTVYVSQSPFINAGTYGTNEESFILVNSALVDKLSDDEVRFVIGHECGHIQNSHVVYHTAASFMAQGIGVYVKWASLPASMALNAWSRRGEITCDRAGLVCCKNEQVALMSLMKVALGSEKLFEEMNIDEYLAQLGELQEGVGRFQELFARHPYLPKRVQALRLFAQSSYFQALKGERGGRPLDEVDREVEELISVI from the coding sequence ATGTCAGCTGAGTTCGACTTTCAGAAATACGTAGACCGTAAAAAGAATCCAGGCGGTGGCAAGGAGTCACGCGGTGGATTCGGGGACTACGCGTTCTCGGGCGACGTCAAGGTATTGCGACAGCTTCAGCGGCTTGCGCCGGTGCGCGTGGTGGTTGAGTCGAGCGTTCGATTTTGGAAGTCGTTCCAGAAGAATGAGCTGCTTGGGACATCGGTCAAAGTGAGCCGGCGTCAGTTCCCTCATCTGCACGATATCGTTGTAGAGTGTGCCGAAGCGCTCGATATTCCGGTGCCCACAGTCTATGTGAGCCAGAGCCCATTCATCAATGCTGGGACTTACGGTACCAACGAAGAGTCTTTCATCCTGGTGAATAGCGCACTGGTAGACAAGCTTTCGGACGATGAGGTGCGGTTCGTGATCGGCCACGAGTGTGGCCACATCCAGAACTCACACGTGGTTTATCACACGGCTGCAAGTTTTATGGCGCAGGGCATCGGTGTCTATGTGAAATGGGCGAGTTTGCCCGCATCCATGGCCCTGAATGCGTGGAGCCGTCGAGGTGAGATCACCTGTGACCGCGCGGGTCTTGTCTGTTGCAAGAACGAGCAGGTCGCTTTGATGTCGCTGATGAAGGTTGCTTTGGGGTCTGAGAAGCTTTTCGAAGAAATGAATATCGACGAGTACCTGGCTCAACTTGGCGAGCTACAGGAAGGCGTTGGGCGGTTCCAAGAGCTTTTCGCGAGGCATCCTTACTTGCCCAAACGGGTCCAAGCGTTGAGGCTTTTTGCCCAAAGTTCGTACTTTCAGGCATTGAAGGGTGAGCGCGGAGGCCGTCCACTCGATGAGGTGGACCGCGAGGTCGAAGAATTGATCTCCGTGATTTAG
- a CDS encoding YncE family protein: MNQFKLAQKFILSALVGLTVMGTGCSAGYEDPLPRTDRLHWPVGLTVHPNGRFLYVVNSNFDTRYREDSGGTISVIDLATQKLLDGQGPYIPSFGANIKLNADASKAYVTARLNNQLLVLDVAENGSAISCEGSSDSRDCALRRVPNVSGAPFIPTDPFGLAVATDVLGGELVIEAAAAGEWRLEAAGGFATYVADETDTEATIAAGLAGSLGLEADQNIITLGAGTFNVRAPEGGEFASDIDSVDIIGLSHLRSTNLTSISIRGDLSTATMRSAEFVEGSNAVALRPGTRDFYAAGRFTRDVAVFQPYLEPVQGSVQALIDRGRVTLNGFPGSAIDARAIAFEPDGQTLYVVTRNPDALHVVELLPTNLETGAGVGHRVTKAITLNDQPSDIVRVERQGKVLLYIPCFEGRSIQVVDPAIGAVVAEVELGEKPYFFAADPRGMRGYVSLFEDLARSGGRCDDYLEEPCGSVGVIDLDPASPRYHRLIRKLY; encoded by the coding sequence ATGAATCAGTTTAAGCTCGCTCAAAAATTTATCCTATCGGCGTTGGTGGGACTCACGGTGATGGGAACTGGCTGCTCGGCCGGCTACGAAGACCCGCTACCGCGTACCGATCGCCTGCATTGGCCGGTCGGCCTGACGGTTCATCCAAACGGCCGTTTTCTTTACGTGGTGAACTCGAATTTCGACACGCGCTACCGCGAGGATTCGGGTGGCACCATCAGCGTCATCGACCTCGCAACCCAAAAACTTCTTGACGGCCAAGGGCCGTACATCCCGAGTTTTGGTGCGAATATCAAGCTCAACGCTGACGCCAGCAAGGCGTACGTGACGGCGCGCCTGAACAACCAGCTACTGGTTTTGGATGTGGCTGAGAATGGTTCGGCGATTTCGTGCGAAGGCAGCTCGGACTCACGCGATTGTGCGTTGCGCCGCGTCCCAAATGTGTCGGGTGCACCGTTCATTCCTACGGACCCATTCGGACTCGCAGTCGCCACAGATGTGCTTGGCGGCGAGCTCGTCATTGAAGCCGCAGCGGCTGGGGAATGGCGTCTTGAGGCAGCCGGCGGGTTTGCAACCTACGTCGCCGATGAGACGGACACCGAAGCCACTATCGCAGCCGGACTCGCGGGCTCACTCGGCCTCGAGGCCGACCAAAATATCATCACGCTCGGCGCCGGCACCTTCAACGTGCGCGCCCCAGAAGGCGGAGAGTTCGCGTCTGACATCGACTCGGTGGACATCATTGGGCTCTCGCACCTGCGGAGCACCAACCTGACCTCGATCAGCATCCGCGGCGACCTGAGCACGGCCACCATGCGCTCGGCTGAGTTCGTTGAAGGCTCGAATGCCGTGGCTTTGCGCCCGGGCACCCGCGATTTCTACGCAGCTGGCCGATTTACGCGCGACGTCGCCGTGTTCCAGCCCTATCTCGAACCCGTTCAAGGGTCGGTCCAGGCGCTCATCGACCGCGGCCGGGTTACGCTCAACGGATTTCCCGGTTCAGCCATCGATGCTCGCGCCATCGCGTTCGAGCCGGACGGCCAAACACTCTACGTAGTGACCCGCAATCCAGATGCGCTTCATGTGGTGGAGCTCCTGCCCACGAACCTCGAGACTGGGGCCGGCGTTGGACACCGAGTGACCAAAGCTATCACGCTCAACGACCAGCCGTCGGACATCGTGCGCGTAGAGCGTCAGGGCAAAGTCCTGCTCTATATCCCGTGTTTTGAAGGCCGATCAATCCAAGTGGTTGACCCTGCGATCGGCGCCGTAGTGGCCGAAGTTGAGCTCGGCGAAAAGCCCTATTTCTTTGCCGCAGACCCACGTGGGATGCGCGGTTATGTCTCGTTATTTGAGGACCTCGCGCGCTCCGGCGGACGTTGCGACGATTACCTCGAGGAGCCGTGTGGATCGGTCGGCGTCATCGACCTCGACCCGGCGAGCCCCAGGTATCACCGCCTGATTCGGAAGTTGTACTGA
- a CDS encoding helix-turn-helix domain-containing protein: protein MDIEERDAFYDEVVEKVNSGEWTWGEAIRRLRVDVAKVNQAKFSRMTKVSVRTLRKLEHDEANPTMETLTSIFKIFGLQLGLKRKSS from the coding sequence ATGGATATCGAAGAACGAGATGCCTTCTACGATGAAGTGGTGGAGAAGGTGAATAGTGGTGAATGGACGTGGGGAGAGGCGATTCGCAGGCTTCGGGTTGATGTGGCCAAGGTGAATCAGGCAAAGTTCTCGCGTATGACCAAGGTCTCTGTTCGCACGCTGCGCAAACTTGAGCACGACGAGGCCAACCCAACCATGGAAACACTCACCTCAATCTTCAAGATCTTTGGACTTCAACTCGGGCTAAAACGGAAGTCGAGTTAG
- a CDS encoding ammonia-forming cytochrome c nitrite reductase subunit c552 yields MSENKTRKTRLMLIGVLIVSIIASAVITALLLNIFERKTEAQTPYVRVVDVDEDTTDPEVWGKNWPRQYDSYKRTAVSTRTRFGGHGGSEALPEQKIERDPWLKRMFQGYAFSIDYRDRRGHAYMLEDQEQTERQTKPQSGSCLHCHAAVMPLYRELGDGDAMKGFEESHKWAYKDLNKKLHDMGHAHPVSCGDCHDPESMQLRVTRPGFIKGIQRLAESEAPTPHLPSVELWRKGDRKEPYDPNVDGSRNEMRSFVCGQCHVEYYCASEIPLEFPWSKGLTATNIEEHWEERKFEGDRPFKDFTHTETGADVFKAQHPEFELWSQGVHARAGVSCSDCHMPYQRDGATKVSDHWVRSPLLNVNRACQTCHHVDEAELLSRVAKIQDRNHDLLQRGGVAIVGLIDAIVKAKAEGASDEQLAKARELQRKAQWRLDFIASENSMGFHAPQEAAMVLGEAIDYARQGELAAANWRAQGAVEAVEPEAVEPEVAE; encoded by the coding sequence ATGAGTGAAAATAAAACCCGCAAGACACGCCTGATGCTGATCGGAGTCCTGATTGTCTCGATCATTGCATCGGCAGTAATCACGGCGCTGCTCTTGAATATTTTTGAGCGAAAGACCGAGGCCCAAACGCCGTACGTGCGCGTGGTGGATGTAGATGAGGACACCACCGACCCCGAGGTTTGGGGCAAGAACTGGCCGCGGCAGTACGACTCGTACAAGCGCACGGCTGTCTCTACGCGTACTCGTTTTGGCGGGCACGGCGGAAGTGAGGCTTTGCCCGAGCAAAAGATCGAGCGCGACCCGTGGCTAAAGCGCATGTTCCAGGGCTATGCGTTTTCCATCGACTACCGCGACCGCCGCGGCCACGCCTATATGCTCGAGGACCAGGAGCAGACTGAACGGCAGACGAAGCCTCAGTCGGGCTCGTGCCTTCATTGTCACGCCGCTGTGATGCCGCTCTACCGCGAGCTCGGAGATGGCGATGCCATGAAGGGTTTTGAGGAGAGCCATAAGTGGGCATACAAGGACCTGAACAAGAAGCTGCACGATATGGGGCACGCACACCCGGTAAGCTGCGGCGATTGCCACGACCCCGAGTCCATGCAGCTTCGCGTCACTCGCCCCGGCTTCATCAAGGGCATTCAGCGACTCGCCGAGTCCGAAGCACCTACGCCGCACCTTCCTTCCGTGGAGCTCTGGCGCAAGGGCGACCGCAAGGAGCCTTACGACCCGAACGTCGATGGGTCGCGAAATGAAATGCGTTCGTTCGTCTGTGGTCAATGTCACGTGGAGTACTACTGCGCGAGCGAGATCCCGCTTGAGTTTCCGTGGAGCAAGGGCTTGACCGCCACGAATATTGAGGAGCACTGGGAAGAGCGCAAATTTGAGGGCGACCGTCCGTTTAAGGACTTCACGCATACCGAAACCGGCGCTGATGTCTTTAAGGCGCAGCACCCTGAGTTCGAACTCTGGAGCCAGGGTGTGCACGCACGTGCCGGCGTGTCCTGCTCGGATTGCCATATGCCGTACCAACGCGATGGTGCCACGAAAGTCTCGGACCACTGGGTTCGAAGCCCGTTGCTCAACGTCAATCGCGCCTGCCAGACCTGTCACCACGTGGACGAGGCGGAACTCCTTTCGCGCGTTGCCAAGATTCAGGACCGTAATCACGACCTTCTGCAGCGCGGCGGAGTCGCAATTGTTGGGCTGATCGACGCCATCGTAAAGGCAAAGGCCGAGGGCGCCTCGGATGAACAGCTGGCGAAAGCTCGCGAGTTACAACGTAAAGCTCAGTGGCGTCTGGACTTCATTGCCTCGGAGAACTCGATGGGCTTCCACGCCCCTCAGGAGGCTGCCATGGTCCTCGGCGAGGCCATCGACTATGCGCGTCAGGGCGAGCTGGCTGCAGCGAATTGGCGAGCGCAGGGCGCGGTTGAGGCTGTCGAGCCGGAGGCAGTCGAGCCCGAAGTCGCCGAGTAG
- the nrfH gene encoding cytochrome c nitrite reductase small subunit, with product MSEERADSLIRWLSVAAAVLVGAVVGMGLYTFEYAEGLSYFSTDPAACANCHIMQPQYDGWQKSSHHTVATCVDCHLPHDFIPKYIAKAENGYYHSKGFTFQDFREPIVIKEKNRRLLQDNCLECHGDLVHDMIPGSTSDPDFVQCVHCHWTVGHGSRAGLGPRERPGEWKEQLNE from the coding sequence ATGAGTGAGGAGCGAGCAGACTCGTTAATTAGGTGGCTATCTGTTGCCGCAGCAGTACTTGTTGGTGCTGTGGTTGGCATGGGTCTATATACGTTTGAGTACGCCGAAGGTCTTTCGTACTTTAGTACCGACCCCGCCGCGTGTGCGAACTGCCATATCATGCAGCCTCAGTACGATGGCTGGCAGAAGTCATCTCACCACACCGTGGCCACGTGCGTGGATTGCCACCTGCCCCACGACTTCATCCCCAAATATATCGCAAAAGCCGAGAACGGATATTACCACTCGAAAGGCTTTACGTTTCAGGATTTCCGCGAACCCATCGTGATCAAGGAGAAGAACCGGCGGCTCTTGCAGGACAATTGTCTTGAGTGCCACGGCGACCTCGTTCACGACATGATTCCGGGATCCACGTCAGACCCAGATTTTGTGCAGTGTGTACATTGCCATTGGACCGTAGGCCACGGCTCTCGCGCCGGATTGGGCCCCCGAGAAAGGCCCGGAGAGTGGAAGGAGCAATTGAATGAGTGA